From a single Planctellipticum variicoloris genomic region:
- a CDS encoding acyl-CoA desaturase, producing the protein MATTLKPARKKQRLIPLPLTDKKPTTNAVQQEIFDAFSPSRLKWGNIDWIVLGWIALMHVGAFAAPFYFTWVGLATFFVLHWLSGSIGICLGYHRYLSHKSMKLATPARFFTLFCGALSGEGSPLFWAASHRLHHQRSDHEGDPHSPTHGPWWSHMFWLFAARNKRERKLLMERYVPDLINDPMMKFFEVIYFPLQIAVGFVLYGIGEATGVGGMSLMLWGLCARVIAMYHSTWFVNSATHIWGYRNYESRDLSRNLWWVAILAYGEGWHNNHHAHPSVAPAGHKWWELDPTWWAIKALRFVGLATEVKDRIPTAETPVEG; encoded by the coding sequence ATGGCCACAACTCTCAAGCCCGCCCGCAAAAAGCAGCGACTGATTCCGCTGCCCCTGACCGACAAAAAGCCGACGACCAACGCCGTCCAGCAGGAAATCTTCGACGCCTTCAGTCCGAGCCGCCTCAAATGGGGCAACATCGACTGGATCGTCCTGGGCTGGATCGCCCTGATGCACGTCGGCGCCTTCGCCGCCCCGTTCTACTTCACCTGGGTCGGACTGGCGACGTTCTTCGTGCTGCACTGGCTGTCGGGCAGCATCGGCATCTGTCTGGGTTACCACCGCTACCTGTCCCACAAGTCGATGAAGCTGGCGACCCCCGCCCGGTTCTTCACGCTGTTCTGCGGCGCCTTGTCCGGCGAAGGTTCGCCGCTGTTCTGGGCGGCCTCGCACCGCCTGCATCATCAGCGCTCCGACCACGAAGGGGATCCCCACTCGCCGACCCACGGTCCCTGGTGGTCGCACATGTTCTGGCTGTTCGCCGCTCGCAACAAGCGCGAACGCAAGCTGCTGATGGAACGCTACGTACCGGATCTGATCAACGATCCGATGATGAAGTTCTTCGAAGTCATCTACTTCCCGCTGCAGATCGCCGTCGGTTTCGTGCTCTACGGCATCGGCGAAGCCACCGGCGTCGGCGGCATGTCGCTGATGCTCTGGGGTCTCTGCGCCCGCGTGATCGCCATGTACCACTCGACCTGGTTCGTGAACTCGGCGACGCACATCTGGGGCTACCGCAACTACGAAAGCCGGGATCTCTCTCGCAACCTGTGGTGGGTCGCCATCCTCGCCTACGGCGAAGGCTGGCACAACAACCACCACGCTCACCCGTCGGTCGCCCCGGCCGGCCACAAGTGGTGGGAGCTCGATCCGACCTGGTGGGCGATCAAGGCCCTGCGTTTCGTGGGCCTGGCGACCGAAGTCAAGGACCGCATCCCGACCGCGGAAACGCCGGTCGAGGGCTAG